One part of the Streptomyces sp. NBC_00286 genome encodes these proteins:
- the cydB gene encoding cytochrome d ubiquinol oxidase subunit II, with protein MELHDVWFVLIAVLWIGYFFLEGFDFGIGVLTRLLARDRAEKRVLINTIGPVWDGNEVWLLSAGGATFAAFPDWYATLFSGFYLPLLLILVCLIVRGVAFEYRAKRPEESWQRNWESAIFWSSLIPAFLWGVAFGNIVRGVKIDQDMEYVGNLWDLLNPYAILGGLVTLTLFTFHGAVFAALKTLGDIRERARKLALRLGVVTAVLALVFLGWTQADKGDSTSLVALIVAVVALVAAIGANQAGREGWAFTLSGITIVTAVAMLFLTLFPNVMPSSLNDDWSLTVTNASSSPYTLKIMTWCAVIATPVVMVYQAWTYWVFRKRIGTQHIAEAAH; from the coding sequence ATGGAACTTCACGACGTCTGGTTCGTCCTCATCGCCGTCCTGTGGATCGGCTACTTCTTCCTGGAGGGCTTCGACTTCGGGATCGGCGTCCTCACCCGGCTGCTCGCCCGTGACCGGGCCGAGAAGCGGGTGCTGATCAACACCATCGGGCCGGTCTGGGACGGCAACGAGGTCTGGCTGCTCTCCGCGGGCGGTGCGACCTTCGCAGCCTTCCCCGATTGGTACGCCACGCTCTTCTCCGGCTTCTATCTGCCGCTGCTGCTGATCCTGGTCTGCCTGATCGTCCGGGGAGTCGCCTTCGAGTACCGGGCGAAGCGGCCCGAGGAAAGCTGGCAGCGCAACTGGGAGAGCGCGATCTTCTGGAGCTCGCTGATCCCCGCGTTCCTGTGGGGTGTGGCCTTCGGCAACATTGTGCGGGGCGTGAAGATCGACCAGGACATGGAGTACGTCGGCAACCTCTGGGACCTGCTCAACCCGTACGCCATCCTGGGCGGCCTGGTCACGCTGACGCTGTTCACCTTCCATGGGGCGGTGTTCGCCGCGCTCAAGACGCTGGGCGATATCAGGGAGCGGGCGCGGAAACTGGCGCTGCGGCTCGGTGTGGTGACGGCTGTGCTCGCGCTGGTCTTCCTGGGCTGGACTCAGGCCGACAAGGGCGACAGTACGAGCTTGGTCGCGTTGATCGTGGCGGTGGTCGCGCTGGTCGCGGCGATCGGGGCGAACCAGGCGGGGCGCGAGGGCTGGGCGTTCACCTTGTCCGGTATCACCATCGTGACCGCCGTGGCGATGCTCTTCCTGACCCTCTTCCCGAACGTCATGCCGTCCTCACTCAATGACGACTGGAGCCTGACGGTCACCAATGCCTCGTCCAGCCCGTACACGCTGAAGATCATGACCTGGTGTGCAGTGATCGCGACGCCGGTCGTGATGGTCTACCAGGCGTGGACGTACTGGGTGTTCCGGAAGCGGATCGGTACGCAGCACATCGCTGAGGCCGCGCACTGA
- the cydD gene encoding thiol reductant ABC exporter subunit CydD: MKPIDPRLLRYARATRLFLVAVVVLGVAGAALVIAQAMLIAEIVVGAFQHGLEVAELRTPLLLLVAVAGGRALVSWLTELAAHRAGAAVKSELRGRLLERAGALGPGWLGGQRTGSLVALATRGVDALDDYFSRYLPQLGLAVVVPVAVLARIVTEDWVSAAIIAGTLPLIPVFMVLIGWATQSRMDRQWRLLSRLSGHFLDVVAGLPTLKVFGRAKAQAESIRRITGDYRRATMRTLRIAFISSFALELLATISVALVAVTIGMRLVHGEMDLYVGLVILVLAPEAYLPLRQVGAQYHAAAEGLAAAEEIFSVLETPVPDSGTAVVPASGGIRFEGVTVRYPERSSDAVSDVSFTVEPGETVALVGPSGMGKSTLLNALLGFVKPTAGRVRIGGVDLAEADLATWRSQVAWVPQRPHLYAGAIAENVRLARPDADDAEVTRALGDAGALEFVDALPDGIRTELGEDGAGLSAGQRQRLALARAFLADRPVLLLDEPTASLDGETEGEVVEAVRRLAVGRTVLLVVHRPALLRVADRVVRLESAVPDAGAGPTHTGGTEARRTGAVAVSTVDQDEPPLTTEDRGGVLGRVRAMAGPRRGRLALALVLGSLALGSAVGLMATSGWLISRASQQPPVLYLMVAVTATRAFGIGRAVFRYAERLVSHDAVLRMLADTRVAVYRRLERLAPAGLRTTRRGDLLSRLVADVDALQDYWLRWLLPASAAVVVSAASVGFTAWLLPEAGAALALGLLAAGAGVPLVTGAVARRAERRLAPARGVLATRVADLLTGTAELTVAGALPARTAEARRADAALTRIASRTATATALGDGLIALVSGLTVAATALVGAQAVADGRLSGVLMAVVVLTPLAAFEAVLSLPLAVQYRQRVRKSAERVYEVLDAPDPVREPERPREAPASPFPLVLQELSARHHGQDRDALAGLDLTLAQGQRIAVVGQSGSGKTTLAQVLLRLLDAGAGTYTLGGMDAYDLGGDDVRRLVGLCAQDAHLFDSSVRENLLLARKDATEEDLRDALGRARLLDWADGLPEGLDTLIGEHGARLSGGQRQRLALARALLADFPVLVLDEPAEHLDLPTADALTADLLAATEGSTTLLITHRLAGLEAVDEVIVLADGRVVQRGPYEELAAVDGPLREMREREEASELLVAVR, encoded by the coding sequence GTGAAACCGATCGACCCGCGACTGCTCCGGTACGCCCGCGCCACTCGCCTCTTCCTGGTGGCGGTCGTAGTGCTGGGCGTTGCCGGGGCGGCGTTGGTCATTGCCCAGGCCATGCTCATCGCCGAGATAGTGGTCGGGGCCTTCCAGCACGGGCTGGAGGTCGCCGAACTCCGTACCCCACTCCTGCTGTTGGTGGCGGTCGCAGGTGGTCGGGCGCTCGTCTCATGGCTTACGGAACTCGCCGCGCACCGGGCTGGTGCGGCGGTCAAGTCGGAGCTGCGGGGGCGGCTGCTTGAGCGTGCTGGCGCGCTAGGACCGGGTTGGCTGGGCGGGCAGCGGACGGGGTCGCTGGTCGCGCTCGCCACCCGCGGAGTCGATGCGCTCGACGACTATTTCTCGCGCTACCTCCCGCAGTTGGGGCTCGCGGTGGTCGTGCCCGTGGCGGTGCTGGCGCGGATCGTCACGGAGGACTGGGTGTCGGCGGCGATCATCGCCGGCACGCTGCCCCTCATCCCCGTCTTCATGGTGCTCATCGGCTGGGCCACGCAGTCCCGGATGGATCGTCAATGGCGGCTGCTGTCACGGCTGTCGGGGCACTTCCTGGACGTGGTCGCCGGTCTGCCGACGCTCAAAGTGTTCGGGCGGGCGAAGGCACAGGCCGAGTCGATCCGGCGGATCACCGGCGACTACCGGCGGGCGACCATGCGGACCCTGCGGATCGCCTTCATCTCGTCCTTCGCGCTGGAACTGCTGGCCACGATCTCGGTCGCCCTGGTCGCGGTGACCATCGGGATGCGGCTCGTCCATGGCGAGATGGATCTGTACGTGGGGCTGGTCATCCTCGTTCTCGCGCCCGAGGCGTACCTGCCGCTGCGGCAGGTGGGGGCGCAGTACCACGCGGCGGCGGAAGGGCTGGCCGCCGCCGAGGAGATCTTCTCTGTGCTGGAGACGCCGGTGCCGGACTCCGGGACCGCGGTCGTGCCCGCCTCCGGCGGGATTCGCTTCGAGGGGGTGACGGTCCGGTACCCGGAGCGGTCGTCCGATGCCGTGTCGGATGTGTCGTTCACGGTCGAACCTGGCGAGACGGTGGCGCTCGTCGGGCCCAGTGGCATGGGCAAGTCGACGCTGCTGAATGCGCTGCTGGGGTTCGTGAAGCCGACCGCGGGCCGGGTGCGGATCGGGGGAGTCGATCTGGCCGAGGCCGACTTGGCCACGTGGCGTTCGCAGGTGGCCTGGGTGCCGCAGCGGCCCCATCTGTACGCGGGGGCCATCGCCGAGAACGTACGGCTGGCGCGTCCGGACGCGGACGATGCCGAAGTGACCAGGGCGCTGGGTGACGCTGGCGCGCTCGAGTTCGTGGACGCGCTGCCCGACGGGATACGGACCGAACTGGGCGAGGACGGAGCCGGGCTCTCCGCGGGACAGCGGCAACGGCTCGCGCTGGCCCGGGCGTTTCTCGCGGACCGGCCCGTGCTGCTGCTCGACGAGCCGACGGCTTCGCTGGACGGGGAGACCGAGGGCGAGGTGGTAGAAGCCGTCCGGCGCTTGGCGGTGGGGCGGACGGTGCTGCTCGTGGTGCATCGGCCGGCGTTGCTGCGGGTGGCGGATCGGGTGGTGCGGCTGGAGTCCGCAGTGCCAGACGCGGGAGCCGGACCTACACACACCGGCGGTACGGAGGCGCGCCGCACCGGAGCGGTGGCAGTCTCCACGGTCGACCAGGACGAACCGCCGCTCACCACTGAGGACCGGGGTGGCGTCCTCGGCCGCGTCCGCGCCATGGCCGGACCCAGGCGCGGCCGGCTCGCGCTCGCTCTTGTGCTCGGCAGCCTCGCGCTCGGCAGTGCCGTGGGGCTGATGGCCACCTCTGGGTGGCTGATCTCGCGGGCCTCTCAGCAGCCTCCCGTGCTGTATCTGATGGTCGCCGTCACGGCCACGCGGGCGTTCGGGATCGGGCGGGCCGTGTTCCGGTACGCCGAGCGGCTGGTGTCGCACGATGCCGTGCTGCGGATGCTGGCCGACACCCGCGTCGCCGTGTACCGGCGGCTCGAGCGGCTCGCTCCCGCCGGGCTGCGGACCACCCGGCGTGGTGACCTGCTTTCTCGGCTGGTCGCCGACGTCGACGCGCTGCAGGACTACTGGCTGCGCTGGCTGCTGCCCGCATCGGCAGCGGTCGTCGTGTCGGCCGCATCCGTGGGATTCACGGCCTGGCTACTGCCCGAGGCCGGTGCCGCCCTCGCCCTCGGACTGCTTGCCGCCGGAGCCGGCGTCCCACTGGTGACCGGTGCCGTCGCGCGCCGCGCCGAGCGCAGGCTGGCCCCCGCCCGCGGCGTCCTGGCTACCCGCGTTGCCGATCTCCTCACGGGGACGGCCGAGTTGACGGTCGCCGGGGCGCTGCCCGCACGCACCGCCGAAGCGCGGCGGGCCGATGCCGCGCTGACCCGCATCGCGTCGCGCACCGCGACCGCCACCGCGCTCGGCGACGGCCTCATCGCGCTCGTCTCCGGACTCACCGTGGCGGCCACCGCGCTCGTCGGCGCCCAAGCGGTCGCCGACGGACGCCTCAGCGGAGTGCTGATGGCCGTCGTCGTCCTCACCCCGCTCGCCGCGTTCGAGGCCGTCCTGAGCCTGCCGCTCGCGGTCCAGTACCGGCAGCGGGTGCGCAAGAGCGCGGAGCGCGTGTACGAGGTCCTGGACGCCCCCGATCCCGTACGCGAACCGGAGAGGCCGCGAGAGGCACCGGCGTCGCCGTTCCCGCTCGTCCTCCAGGAACTGTCCGCCCGCCACCACGGGCAGGACCGGGACGCGCTGGCCGGGCTCGACCTGACGCTCGCCCAAGGGCAGAGGATCGCCGTCGTCGGGCAGTCCGGGTCCGGCAAGACGACCCTCGCGCAGGTGCTGCTGCGGTTGCTGGACGCGGGCGCGGGGACGTACACACTGGGCGGCATGGACGCGTACGACCTGGGCGGTGACGACGTACGACGCCTGGTCGGGCTGTGTGCGCAGGACGCGCACCTCTTCGACAGCTCGGTGCGCGAGAATCTGCTGCTTGCCCGGAAGGACGCGACCGAGGAAGACCTGCGTGACGCACTCGGGCGGGCCCGGCTGCTCGACTGGGCCGACGGTCTGCCGGAGGGGCTCGACACCCTGATCGGCGAGCACGGGGCGCGGCTGTCCGGTGGGCAGCGGCAGCGGCTGGCGCTGGCCCGTGCACTGCTCGCCGACTTCCCGGTCCTCGTCCTCGACGAGCCAGCGGAGCACCTCGACCTTCCGACGGCCGACGCGCTGACCGCAGATCTGCTCGCCGCGACCGAGGGCAGTACGACACTGCTGATCACCCACCGGCTGGCGGGTCTGGAGGCCGTGGACGAGGTGATCGTGCTGGCGGACGGGCGTGTGGTGCAGCGGGGCCCGTACGAGGAACTGGCCGCCGTGGACGGTCCGCTGCGGGAGATGCGGGAGCGGGAGGAGGCATCGGAGCTGCTGGTGGCGGTTCGTTGA
- a CDS encoding M23 family metallopeptidase, whose amino-acid sequence MRPSRRHPLLLPALLCALALLAAGPTAAKGDSGDPEGLSTEVVRLFEEASAATRRYEAGRREAEVQRARAQRLERLLARERRNIAVLHGDLGRIAREQYRNGGGLPYTVQLLLADSPEELMRGQRAVWQADLAVNHAVTKSRRAEARLAADEAKAAKAWLALERRNTRLAEMKQRIEQKLEAAQSTLQGQADASVAAGACRGAVRLDQPETGLTTQWVAPLETYELSAGFGSGGEHWASRHTGQDFAVDIGTPVRSVGEGRVVKVSCGGPFGIEAVVRHAGGYYTQYAHLATVAVDQGERVATGQWIGQSGTSGNSTGPHLHFEVRLTPYHGSGVDPVGWLAERGVQLY is encoded by the coding sequence ATGCGCCCATCTCGCCGCCATCCCCTGCTCCTACCGGCGCTGCTGTGCGCGCTGGCCCTTCTGGCAGCCGGGCCCACGGCGGCCAAGGGCGACTCCGGTGATCCGGAGGGCCTCAGCACCGAGGTGGTACGGCTCTTCGAAGAGGCGTCCGCTGCGACGCGGCGGTACGAGGCAGGGCGCAGGGAGGCCGAGGTGCAGCGGGCCCGGGCGCAGCGGCTGGAGCGGCTTCTCGCGCGGGAGCGGCGGAACATCGCCGTACTGCACGGGGACCTCGGCCGGATCGCGCGCGAGCAGTACCGCAACGGCGGGGGGCTTCCGTACACCGTGCAGTTGTTGCTCGCGGACAGCCCTGAGGAGTTGATGCGTGGTCAGCGTGCCGTGTGGCAGGCGGACCTGGCGGTCAACCACGCCGTCACCAAGAGCCGCCGCGCCGAGGCACGGCTCGCCGCCGACGAGGCGAAGGCCGCAAAGGCCTGGCTGGCGCTGGAACGGCGGAATACACGGCTCGCCGAGATGAAGCAGAGGATCGAGCAGAAGCTCGAGGCGGCGCAGTCGACGCTTCAAGGGCAGGCGGACGCCTCGGTCGCGGCGGGTGCGTGCCGGGGCGCCGTCCGGCTCGACCAGCCGGAGACGGGCCTCACGACGCAGTGGGTCGCGCCATTGGAGACGTACGAACTCTCCGCGGGCTTCGGCAGCGGTGGTGAGCACTGGGCGAGCCGGCACACGGGGCAGGACTTCGCGGTGGACATCGGCACGCCGGTGCGGTCGGTGGGTGAGGGGCGCGTGGTCAAGGTTTCGTGCGGCGGCCCGTTCGGCATCGAGGCCGTGGTGCGGCACGCCGGGGGCTACTACACGCAGTACGCGCACCTCGCGACGGTCGCCGTCGACCAGGGGGAGCGGGTGGCAACCGGGCAGTGGATCGGCCAGTCGGGCACCAGCGGCAACTCGACCGGCCCGCATCTCCACTTCGAGGTGCGCCTGACGCCGTATCACGGCTCGGGTGTCGACCCGGTGGGGTGGCTGGCCGAGCGCGGGGTGCAGCTCTACTAA
- a CDS encoding Cof-type HAD-IIB family hydrolase, producing the protein MRDNGGVTSATRRPQTPAPTVPPRLIATDLDGTLLRDDHSVSQRTVAALAAAEEAGIEVFFVTGRPARWMDVVSDHVHGHGLAICGNGAAVVDLHGGAGNHRFVKIRELARDNALDAVRLLREAAPGTVFAIEQTYGFHQEPSYPKLHMEIPDNLAPAEKLLAPDGPGADEPVLKILAYHHEIDPDDFLMTARLAIADRAGVTRSSPSALLEISGPGVSKASTLALCCAERGISHEEVVAFGDMPNDVEMLTWAGTSYAMGNAHPDVIAAASGRTVANNEDGVAVVIERMLGLS; encoded by the coding sequence CTGCGGGACAATGGCGGCGTGACCTCAGCGACCCGCCGGCCCCAGACTCCGGCCCCCACCGTTCCACCCCGGCTGATCGCAACGGATCTGGACGGCACCCTGCTGCGCGACGACCACTCCGTCTCGCAGCGCACGGTCGCCGCTCTGGCCGCCGCCGAAGAGGCCGGCATCGAGGTCTTCTTCGTGACCGGCCGCCCCGCCCGGTGGATGGATGTCGTCAGCGACCATGTCCACGGTCACGGCCTCGCCATCTGCGGGAACGGCGCCGCCGTGGTCGACCTGCACGGCGGCGCCGGCAACCACCGCTTCGTCAAGATCCGCGAGTTGGCACGGGACAACGCACTCGATGCCGTACGACTGCTCCGCGAGGCCGCGCCAGGAACGGTGTTCGCCATCGAGCAGACATACGGCTTCCACCAGGAGCCGTCGTACCCGAAGCTGCACATGGAGATCCCGGACAACCTCGCGCCCGCTGAGAAACTCCTGGCGCCGGACGGTCCCGGCGCCGACGAACCGGTACTCAAGATTCTCGCGTACCACCACGAGATCGACCCCGACGACTTCCTGATGACCGCCCGCCTGGCCATCGCCGACCGTGCGGGCGTGACCCGTTCCAGCCCCAGCGCCCTGCTGGAGATCAGCGGCCCCGGCGTCTCCAAGGCCAGCACGCTCGCGCTGTGCTGCGCCGAGCGCGGCATCTCGCACGAGGAGGTCGTCGCCTTCGGGGACATGCCGAACGACGTGGAAATGCTCACCTGGGCAGGCACGTCGTACGCGATGGGCAACGCACATCCCGACGTGATCGCCGCGGCCTCCGGACGCACGGTCGCCAACAACGAGGATGGGGTGGCCGTAGTGATCGAGCGGATGCTGGGTCTCTCCTAG
- a CDS encoding RNA 2'-phosphotransferase, which translates to MNESETEGEIDERRTVKVSKYLSKHLRHQPDRIGLTLDEGGWVEIETLMAAAAAHGFRFTRAELDHVVATNDKRRFAIEGIRIRASQGHSIEMDLGLPPATPPAYLYHGTVARNLDAIRAEGLRPMNRHDVHLSPDRETATRVGARRGRPVVLSMDAAAMHRDGHIFRVSANGVWLTTAVPPRYLRFPERH; encoded by the coding sequence ATGAACGAATCCGAGACCGAAGGCGAGATCGATGAACGCCGCACCGTGAAGGTGTCGAAGTACCTCTCCAAACACCTGCGGCATCAACCCGACCGGATCGGGCTCACCCTCGACGAAGGCGGCTGGGTCGAGATCGAGACGCTGATGGCCGCGGCGGCAGCGCACGGCTTCCGGTTCACGCGGGCCGAGCTCGACCACGTGGTGGCCACCAACGACAAGCGGCGCTTCGCGATCGAGGGCATCCGGATCCGCGCCAGCCAGGGCCACTCCATCGAGATGGACCTCGGTCTGCCCCCGGCGACACCACCCGCGTACCTCTACCACGGGACCGTCGCCCGCAACCTGGACGCGATCCGTGCCGAGGGCCTGAGGCCCATGAACCGGCACGACGTGCACCTCTCCCCGGATCGCGAGACCGCGACCCGCGTCGGCGCCCGCCGCGGCCGCCCCGTCGTGCTCTCCATGGACGCCGCCGCCATGCACCGCGACGGCCATATCTTCCGGGTCAGCGCCAACGGCGTCTGGCTCACGACCGCCGTTCCCCCACGCTACCTGCGGTTTCCCGAGCGGCACTGA
- a CDS encoding ABC transporter ATP-binding protein — MIATESLSKRFPRVTALDRLSVDVGPGVTGLVGANGAGKSTLIKILLGLSPATEGRAEVLGLDVATKGGDIRERVGYMPEHDCLPPDVSATEFVVHMARMSGLPPAAARERTADTLRHVGLYEERYRPIGGYSTGMKQRVKLAQALVHDPQLVFLDEPTNGLDPVGRDEMLGLIRRIHTDFGISVLVTSHLLGELERTCDHVVVIDGGKLLRASSTTDFTQTTTTLAIEVTDTDDHPDGTRAVREVLHTRGIDTHDGSGLPGAGHILLLTADGEETYDLVRDIVADLGLGLVRMEQRRHHISEVFKDADDARDEERKEAVGHGG, encoded by the coding sequence GTGATCGCGACCGAAAGCCTGAGCAAGCGGTTCCCGAGGGTAACCGCGCTTGACCGGCTCTCCGTGGACGTCGGGCCCGGTGTGACGGGACTCGTCGGAGCCAACGGAGCCGGCAAGTCCACACTGATCAAGATCCTGCTGGGTCTGTCCCCCGCCACCGAGGGCCGCGCCGAAGTGCTCGGCCTCGATGTCGCCACCAAGGGCGGCGACATCCGCGAGCGGGTCGGATACATGCCCGAGCACGACTGCCTGCCGCCAGATGTCTCGGCCACCGAGTTCGTCGTCCATATGGCGCGCATGTCCGGCCTGCCCCCGGCGGCGGCCCGCGAGCGCACCGCGGACACGCTGCGCCACGTCGGCCTCTACGAGGAGCGCTACCGCCCCATCGGCGGCTATTCGACCGGCATGAAGCAGCGCGTGAAGCTCGCGCAGGCCCTCGTCCACGACCCCCAGCTGGTCTTCCTCGACGAGCCGACCAACGGCCTCGACCCGGTCGGCCGCGACGAGATGCTCGGACTGATCCGCCGCATCCACACCGACTTCGGCATCTCGGTGCTGGTCACCTCGCATCTGCTGGGCGAGCTGGAGCGCACCTGCGACCACGTCGTCGTCATCGACGGCGGCAAGCTCCTGCGGGCCAGCTCCACCACGGACTTCACCCAGACCACGACGACTTTGGCGATCGAGGTCACCGACACCGACGATCACCCGGACGGCACCCGCGCGGTGCGCGAGGTGCTGCACACGCGCGGGATCGACACCCACGACGGCAGCGGACTGCCGGGCGCCGGTCACATCCTGCTGCTCACGGCGGACGGCGAGGAGACGTACGACCTCGTACGCGACATCGTCGCCGACCTCGGCCTCGGCCTGGTCCGTATGGAACAGCGCAGGCACCACATCTCGGAGGTCTTCAAGGACGCCGACGACGCGCGGGACGAAGAGCGGAAGGAGGCGGTCGGCCATGGCGGTTGA